TGTCGGCGGCGGAGATAATGTAGACACTTTGTTTCCAAGCCCTGCTTGCGAGCTACGGATGCCTGGCGGGGGAGGCGGCCCTAGGCAGGGAGGGGGATTTGCAAATAAAGACCTCGGATGCTCCTGAGGTCCCAGccctcttttctctttgtttgagGACTCCCTGGGCCGGAGCTCCCTCGTGCGCCCTGGGGGGTGGCATATGGCGCCCTCTCAcctacccaagaaaaagaactgcCTCGCCATTCAAGAGCGCACGAGGTCCcagagctggggagggggaaTCTCTAGGGGAATAGCTTCTCTCCCAACGCGAAGGAGGAGCCCTCCTTATCTTTCGCCACCCCACCTCCGCCATCCTCTCAGCTGGTGCAGCAGCCGTTGGGTGGGGAGCAGCGCGCAGAGCTGCACCAGCCTGCGGAAGCGCCCCAGCTCCCGGCAGATGAAATATGGGCTAGTGAGCCCCTGGAGACCATATGCTTTCAATAAAAGAAGACAAATAGGACCGAGATAGGCCTTGCAGCCAACCTGTTATAAATGGGTGGCAATTGGGCCAATGTACACGGGGGAAGGCCCGGGGGGAGGCCTGCTCCGTGCCAAATCCATGTGTCAGCTTCTGGGACAGGTGcgcccaggggccaggggccaggtctCCCCCTTCTGGGTTTATCACGGCAAAGGTAATATTGTGCTAACTATGAGTAAACAGTCATTGTGAAAACGAGGGAGAGTTTATCAGAGGCAAACTAGTTGGGGGGTGGCTTAACAATAAAGTTGCCAGCCTTGGGAGCAGGTGACGGCTGGCTGCGGGACTCCCGCAGTAGATGTTTTCCAAAGCACTCCACTTTACAATCTcttgtaattatttattaaacgaaatctatttattattattttagcaaACACTGGAGACAGGTGGGGCTTTCTTTTCGTCGTCTCCTTTTGTTTGAAGGGCTGTTTGAAGTGGCCAGTCTCGGCCTGGGCAGCTCGCTCGCCAGATTTTTGTCTTCCCCTCTTTCAGCGTCGAGGCGAAGGCGAGAGAAAGAAGCCCCCTCCTCTGGCAGGTCATTAGCTATTCAGCCTCTTGTggcccccttcccttcctctcgtTTCTCAAAGCGCCCCCAGGCACTGCTAAAATTCCCCCCGCCGACAGGAAGGCGGCAGGGCGGACCGCCGCCttccttcttttccattctgcCCCCGGTGTCCAGGCGTCAGGCTGTCGCCTCCTTCCTGGACCGCCTCAGCATGCAGGGGGACTTAGGTCTCAGAGAGTAGAGGGGCGCAGGGTTCCCAGAGGTCTTAGAAGCGGTGGTCCGCCGGGGGCTTCAGGAACAAGCTCTGCTGCCGGCTGGAAGAGTCCTTTCACAAATAGCGCCAGCGCGCACTGAGTTGTCACAGCCTGCGCCTCCGCCGCCAAAAGGACAGGAATTAACTTTGGAGAGGGGCCTGTGCGTCCGCTCCCGCTGAAAGGGAGGACGTGGATCCTTGATCTCTAATCCCCCAGGCCTCCTCGACCTCAGGCCCCGCCCTCTTGACCAGCAGAAGAGCTGCGGAGAGTTCTCCGCACGGAAATCGCTGACCTCGGCCGCTGCGCGCTGCTCCTCGCCCTGACTGTTTTGCGCAAAGCGAAAGTGGTGGCGGTCCGCAACCCGTGGAGAGTCCTGACCCAGAATGGTGCCGGGGAAGCTAGATAAGAATTCTCAGAGGGGGCCAGAATTCTCTCCCTGTCAAGAAAGTATCCAAATAACCCCAAAATCTTCCAAGCGGAAAGCTTGCCCTGCGGCCCTCATCACTACCCATGGGACGCTTGAGGCAAGACTGAACCAAGGTGAGACCTGCCTTGGGTTATCATCTGAGAGCCACTGCGGGATGAGAGCCCTAGAAGTGGGCTACTTTCAGGCCTCCAGCGACCCATAGGGGTGTTCTGATCCCTTATGGCCAGGGCACACTCCTCGGAGCCAGGCTGGGTCCCCTAGTCCCAGGGAAGCACACTTTGCGTTTCCTCTCTGAGTTCCTAATTTGCAGGATAGAAATCAAGCAAGGTAGGCATAGAGAGTGAGAAAGTAGAGAGATAGAACACGACTGGACACTGGCTCCCACTGGCACTGGAAGATGGGGCCACTGTCCTTTATCTACTCTGACCATGTCATGCCTTCTATCTTTGACATTTTGGGATGTCTAGCTCTGCcttgaaaaaatatctattttcccCCCAGTCAAAGAGAGGCAACAAAGAGGTGCAAGGGAAAATCTAGGATTAGGAGTCTTAGGACCTGCCTTCTATGTATGTGATTCTGCTAGaacttgctgtgtgatcttgagtaaGTCACTTCCCCTTTCTGGGCCTTGactttccatctgtaaaatgggctttgGTTTCTCATTCTTATAATTAGAAGACAAATATGGAGCAAATTGTGACCCAAGGGAGGAGCAGCAGCAAAATGTGAAACTCAGGAGTCTCCGCAGGGTCCCTTTGTTGGTCTGGAGCCTAGCCCCAAGCTTCAGTTCGCAGGCAGCAAGCGAAGGAGCCTCTGCCAACAGCCCACCAGCTGAGATCCTGAGGACAGTCCTGGAGCTCCCTCTCCCTGGCTCCCAAGCACCATCcaccctctctctgcctcagagGTAATTCGACCCTCCAAGCAGAGTGAGCAAGTGAGGAGAGGCTGGCTGTCACTAGGGTAGATATGCAGACTCACCTCATTCCCTCAGTTTCCCTGCAGGATCCTACCTCCTCTACCAGCTTTGGAGGCTCAGCTCCGGGTATCTGGACCTGCTAAAAAGTAATGCCTTCTGGGCCTACAGAGACTGAATCCAGACACCAGTTTTCCCAGCTTCTTAGGAGCAGTGTGGAGGCCCTGCTGGTGGTGGAGGGGGGCGCGGGGTGCAGGAGTGGCACTGGATGGCTGAGGGCTCTGGGCCTGCAATGGGCAGAGAGACGCTGGGTTAGCTTGAGGGCATCCTCCCCCAGGCCACACTTACCCTGAAGCAGATGACCACAGAGTGTCCAAGGCAGGGACAGAAAGGATGAATAGGGAAagaaagcggagaaggcaatggcaccccactccagtactcttgcctggaaaatcccaaggacggaggagcctggtaggctgcagtccatggggtctcgaagagtcagacatgactgagcgacttcactttcacttttcactttcacacattggagaaggatatggcaacccactccagtgttcttgcctggagaatcccagggacaggggagcctggtggggtgctgtctatggggtcgcacagagtctgacacgactgaagcgacttagcagcagcagcagcagggaaagaaaggagagatgatgTGTTCAGGCTCACTTTGGAAAGCTTTTCAGATGGCACTAATCAGAGCCGTGAAGAGTCCCTGCCCTGTGCTCACAGCCTGACCTCTGCCAAGGACACAGGACCAGCTAGTGCAGACAGCGCCCCCCCCCCCTCCACCGTCTGTAACTGGACAGAACTAAGAGAGAAAGAGTTGATCTGTTTCTGCAAGCACCAGCACTCCAGGGGCATTTAAAAGACACAGGGGCTTGCTGTGAACTCCTGGCCATCTCATGACCCATTCTCATCTGAGCTCTTCCTTTACATGCCCCATCGGATCCCTAGAGTACTGTATGGAATTGTCTGTGGCGAATGCCTCCTAGAGGTCCCACCATAGACATTCGCTGCCTCTGGGGCCCGAAGATAATGTCTTAGATTTCTGAGCAGTGAGGGGATGAGGGGAGAGGTTTTAAGCACCTACATCTAAGGAGTGTGGGCAGTGTGATCTCAAAGCCTGGGGGGCGTCGCTCAGCATCCCCAGAAGGTGAAGGTCTCTAAGTGGCAGGGAGGTAGGCAGGATCTCTCTCTGTGGTTGCCCCCGCCCCTCCCAAAATGGAGTGTCAGTGAAACACCCCCTCTGAGTATTTGCTAACCTGACCCAAAGTGGAGGAGAGGAGAATGGCACTAGGAATTAGTGGACACTCCTCTAAACTGATAGTATACCTGGCTCCTTGTCCTTGCAGAGTGATTTGGAGCAAGCTGCctcctttctgaacctcagtttccccttgtATAACTCAGGGGACTGACCCACCCTACTGACTTCCTAAAGCCCCCTTCAGGATACCAAGAAAAGGTCTGGACAGATGCCAAGGAAAACCAGAATAGAAGCAAAGAGATTTGAGGCTGCCAGACGCGAGCTAGACAAGACCCTTCTCACTTGGCGAGGCTCTTTGAGGAACCGAGAGTTGCTGGGACAGAGCCCGCGGGGAGAGAGCAAACAGAGCGGCGttcccctcccccgaccccagcCCTTTGTCCGGAATCCAGCTGTGCCCCTTGATGGGCGGAGCGGGCTCGCGTGGCGCGGCCCCCTGGCCCGGACGCTGATTGGACGGCGGCGCGGGCAGCAGCGGGGCAGGCACGCTCCTGTCCCAGGGCGCAGCAGATAAAGCGTGCCCAGGGACACACGACTTTCGGCTCAGAAAATCCGCAGGGTCTCGCAGCTGCGCCAAGAGAGCAAGAAAAGCCCGGGACCCTGCTTTACACGTATCTTCTCTGGGGCCAGAGAAACTTCCGAGCGGCAGCGCCTGCTTCTCATGAACTTGCAGACGGAAAAGCCAGTTCAGCTCATCGTTGCTCTCACTGCCCACCACTCTCTACCCTTTTGCGCCCTACAACAAGGTAACACCTGGAGCCACAGAGCgatgggaggaggggaaagcGGGTCCTCTGGCCGGCAGGAGGTGGCTTTCTCTCGCATTTTTTCCCACCTGGCCCTAGGATTGGGAACTTCGCTCAGGTGACCGACCCACTCTTACCCTTACCTCTTACCCCGCCGCAGGATGGCGCCTCATCCCTCGTGTGCGCCGCCTGTCCAAGTGACCCACGAGACGGAGCAGCGCTTCCCGGGAGCCTCGGACGACGAAGTGACCTGCGTCGCATCCACTCCACCCAGCCCCACTCGCGTACTGGAGAACTGCACCGAGACGGAAGGGGGCGCCTGCCGAGGGGCCTCGAGGAAGCTCCGGGCGCGGCGCGGAGGGCGCAGTCGCCCCAAGTGTGAGTTGGCTCTGAGCAAGCAGCGACGGAGCCGGCGCAAGAAGGCCAACGACCGCGAGCGCAATCGGATGCATAACCTCAACTCTGCGCTGGACGCGCTGCGCGGCGTCTTGCCCACCTTTCCGGACGACGCGAAGCTCACCAAGATAGAGACGCTGCGCTTCGCCCACAATTATATCTGGGCGCTGACGCAGACGCTGCGCATAGCGGACCACAGCCTCTACGGGCTGGAGCCGCTAGCGCCTCCCTGCGAGGAGCTGGCCAGCCCAGACGGCGGTTCCCCGGGAGACTGGGGCTCCCTCTATTCCCCGGTCTCCCAAGCGGGAAGCCTGAGCCCCACCGTCTCGCTGGAGGACCGACCTGGACTGCAGGCGCCTGTTTCCCCGGCCTGCCTGCACCCTGGCGCTCTGGCCTTTTCAGACTTTCTATGAAGGGGCCTGTCCGCTGCTGGGCAGTGGGTCCTGGGAGAAAGGGCAGGGGCGGAGGCTGTCGGAGATGCGCGGCGGCGGATCCTGCCTCTGGCTCACTGACCCCTGATGGCCCAGAGTGGcaggctgggttcaatcccttggtcttcTGCGCCACACCCTCTGCTGCTGCCCGCGCGAGTGGGCACGGCATGCTCCGCGCGTTTTAAGCCCTCTCCCCGTGGCCACCCCAAAATCTCCTGCAAAAAAGACGAGCGTGGTAGCACTACACAGCAGGAGACACCCACTGTCTCCCCGACCCTGCCCTCACCGATGTCTGCCTGCCGGTCTCTTACCACTCCTCCCGCAATACCGCTGCACCCAACATTTGGTCTCTCAGAGCTCACTCTTCAGGTTGTCTTCTTCAAAGCTGCCTCTGACCTCCTCTAGTCCCTGTCAAGTCCCGGGGGTTTGGGCCTCTCTACTCTGCCTTAATCCATGAAGGCGATGCTCTGCTTTCTCCTTGTGCACTTTCCCCGGAGCCATTGCCCTCTCAGGGGCAGGAGGCAAGGCGACCAATTGGGGGAGCGCCTCTACCACCACCCTGCAAACTGGAGCGccctt
This portion of the Capra hircus breed San Clemente chromosome 28, ASM170441v1, whole genome shotgun sequence genome encodes:
- the NEUROG3 gene encoding neurogenin 3 (The RefSeq protein has 6 substitutions compared to this genomic sequence) gives rise to the protein MAPHPSCAPPVQVTHETEQRFPGASDDAVTCVASTPPSPTRVLENFTETEGGACRGASRKLRARRGGRSRPKSELALSKQRRSRRKKANDRERNRMHNLNSALDALRGVLPTFPDDAKLTKIETLRFAHNYIWALTQTLRIADHSLYGLEPLAPPCEELASPDSGSPGDWGSLYSPVSQAGSLSPAASLEDRPGLQAPVSPACLHPGALAFSDFL